The window GGTCGTATCGATGTCGGAGACGACGGCCCCGATGCGGCGATGCGAGATCGTGTAGACGCGGTCGGCGCCTCCGACGGCGTCGGTCTCGAACTCGATCGGTTCCGCCGTGCCGTCGATGATGCCGTAGACGTATCGGTTACTCATCGGCGGATCACCCACATCGCGCTGTCGTCCGCGGTCGTCGGCCGCGACCACGCTGTGGTGCGTGCGCGCGACCGACTGTCCCCGCGGCTGCTACCGCTGTGGCTGCTGTCGGTCGGATCGTCGGCGTCGAAACGGATCGGTCGAGCGGATATCATGGGATGGCGAGGGAGTCGAATCGGTGTCGGCGCGACTCGAGGTCGCCGCAGCCGTCGAACGCCACCGCGCAGCACCGACCGGCTCGCGCGGGCGGACCGGCCTGGCGCCACCTGCGGGTAGTCGACCTCGAGCGACCGATCACGGTCGTCGTGTGCGTTTCATCACTCCGGGGTGTCACCGTGGTGCTTGCAGTCGCCGTGTGGGTCCGGGTAACCGCCACAATCGAGACCGCCGAATGCGCCGGGACGGACGACTCGAGGCTCGACGCTCGAGTACGCGGCGTCTAGCTTGCAGACGCAGCGCCAGCCGTGTTACGACCCCGTCGAGAACCATGGGTCGTATGGCACAACCACAACGAAGGCCCGATTCCTCGAGTCTGGCGGAAGTACTGGACCGGATCCTCGACAAGGGCGTCGTCATCGACGTCTGGGCGCGGATCTCCGTCGTCGGGATCGAGCTACTGACGATCGAGGCGCGCGTCGTGGTCGCCTCCGTGGACACGTTCCTGCACTACGCGGAGGAGATCGCAAAAATTGAGCAAGCGACCGCGGAGGGCGACCTCGAAGAACTGGAGGAGCTCGAGGTCGAACCGCGGCCCGAATCATCGCCACAGTCCGCCGCCGAATAATCCACATGGCCGACGACTCCGCGCGCAAGCGCAAGGTCCGCGGTCGGAAGATCAGGGACGACAGGTCCTCGAAGGAGGGACGGCGAGCGAAGAAGGAACTCGCGCGGAAGGCGTCGAACGCTCGGGAGCGCAACGGCGACAGTCCCCTCTCGGATCCCAGCGAGGTCGAACCCGACCCGTTCATCGAAACCGACGCCGTGCAGTCGCTGCGCGGTCGTATCACGGGCTGGCTCGAGGCCGATCAGCCGGTTCACCTGATCGGCCCGACCGGCTGCGGGAAGACGGCGCTCGCGCTGTCGGCCGCCGCCGAGCGCGGCCGACCGGTCGTCTGGATCAACGGTGACGAGGCGGTCGACACCGCAGCCCTCGTCGGCGACCACGCCGGCGGCGAGCGCTACAAGGAGGACGACCGCTTCGTCAGCGGCGTCAGCAAGCAGACCGAGATCGTCCGCGAGCGGTGGGTCGACAACCCGCTGTCCGTCGCCGTCCAGGAGGGCGCGACGCTCGTCTACAACGAGTTCTCGCGCTCGGACCCCGCCGCCCACAACGTCCTGCTGTCGGTCTTCGAGGAGGGCGTCTTAGAGCGGCCGGGCAAGCGCGGCGACGACCGGTCGATCGACGTCCACCCCGAGTTCCGGGCGATCTTCACGTCCAACGACGTGGAGTACGCGGGCGTCCACCAGCAACAGGACGCCTTGCTCGACCGGTTCGTCGGCGTCCACGTCGACTACTACGACGACGAGACCGAACGCGAGATCGTCCGGTCACACGTCGACCTCTCCGACGAGGGCGTCGAGGCGGTCGTCGACGCAACGCGTGCGCTGCGGGACGACCTCGACATCGTCGTCGGGACCCGCGCGGCGATCACGGCCGCGAAGGGGCTGGCGGTTTTCGACGGCGACGGCAAAGAAAGCGAAAACGGCCAGTTCGACGACGACCTGCTCGCGGAGGTCTTCACCGACGTCCTCTCGCCGAAGGTGACCGGCGACCAAACCGACGTCGACGACCTGCGATCGCGGATCCGCGAGGCGATCTGACGACGCGACCGGACTCGAGGCGAGGCGCACAGGTGTGCAAACGACAGCGATCGCGAACCGTACGAAACCCGAGGAAACAGCGACCACCAGGCCCGGACCAATGGCCAACGCCGAAACACAGCAAACGACCGATCAGTGCAAGGCGCTCACCGCGGACGGCGAGCGCTGTTCACGTCCGGCCCAGGACGACGGGTTCTGCTTCCAACACGACGAGAGTGATCCAACCGTGAGCGACAGTCAAGCAGTCGAAGAGGAACAGGCCGACGAAGACGAACAGAGTGAGCAGGCGGCCGACGCCGACCAAGAACAAGAAAGCGGAGAGGAACCCCGAAGCCGCGACCTCGGCGCCGACATGACCGCCGAGGAGAAAACCGACCCCGACGAGGTCGACGCGGACGTCGACACCGATCACGAAGAGATCGAGGGCGTCCTCGCCGTTCGCCGCACCGTCCAATCGTCGGCGGGGGAACTCATCGGCCGCGAGTTCGACGCGGTCAGCGAGATCGCGCCGACCGACGACGGCTGGCGGGCCGTCGTCGAGGTCGTCGAACGCCGTGCCGTCCCCGACACGCAGGACATCATCGGCCGCTACGAGATCGAACTCAACGAGAACGCGACCGTCCACGGCTACCGCCGCCTCGACCGCTACCGACGCGGGGATACGGCGGCGTTCGAGTAGTCACCGGCGGCATCGGACGGAACCGTTCGGTGCTGACTGGCGCTCTCGACCCTCGTCGTTCTCGTCGTCCCGGTAGCGGTCGCTGTCGGTCTCTCGCTGCCTCGATTTTTGCCTTCCGGCCCTCGAACCTCGCCATCGCCCTGCCTTCTGGAGCAGACGAGCTGCGACCGCAACGTCGAAGTTCAACGGCAGCATCGATTCGACCCACCCGTGACCGATCGGTCTCGCTCGAGTTCCGACGCTCCGGCCGTTCGCGGCCTCGAGGTCGACGACGACACCCGCTGCGCGCACTACCACACCGACCGCGACGTCGTCGCCTTCCGGTTCGACTGCTGCGACGGCTACTTCCCCTGTTTTCGCTGCCACGAAGAACTGACCGATCACGAGGCCGTCCCGTGGTCCCGCGAGCGGTTCGACGAGCCGTCCGTGCTCTGTGGCGTCTGCCGGACCGAACTCACCGTGCCCGAGTATCTCGAGTGCGAGTATCAGTGTCCGTCCTGCGGGACTGCGTTCAACCCCGGCTGCGCGGCGCACGCCGAACTATACTTCGAGGTCGAGGAGTGACGAACTCACGAAACGCGAACCGGGCGCTCAGTCGTCCGCCGGCGACGGCATCGACGGCCGCGGCCCGTCGCCCTCCTCGAGCGCGCTGGACTCGCCGCGAATCGCCGCCTCGGCGTCCGCCGCGAGGTCGTTGACGACCGCACGGCCGTCGCGCTCGCGGACCACCAGGCCGTCGTCCTCGAGTGTGGAGAGGTGGTGCGAGACGGTGCTCGGATCGCGCTCGAGTGCCTCGGCGAGTCGGCCGTTGGGGACCGGCCCGAGGTCGGCCAGTGCCTCGAGCACGTCGCGTTTCGCCGAGTCGGCGAGCGCCGCGTGGAGCGCGGCGTCGGCTTCGTCCTCGGCGGTGAAGTACCGCCGCTTGCCGTCGATCGTAACCGAGGCGATCAGGCCTTCCTCCTCGAGAATTCGCACGTGGTGGCGCACGGTCGACAGCGAGACGTCCTGCCGGTCGCTCACCTCGGAGAGGTAGCAGCCGGGTTCCGCTCGGATCAGGTCGTAAATGGACTCACGGCGGTCGTTCTCGAGCGGATCGGAGTCGTCGTACCGGCTGTAGCCGAGGACGGAGAGGAGTTCGGCGGGCGCCAGCGAGAGGAGACGGCGGAGCCACCGCCTCTGGGTCGAGTGCAGCCAGTTCGTCGCGAGGTTGCTCGCGGTGCCGCCGAGGCCCGCGCCTGTTCCGGCGCCAGCCCCAGCGCCAGCTCCAGCGCCTGCTCCGGCGCTCGAGGCCCCCGCAGCGGCCGCACTCGAGGCCGTAATCGTCCCCATGAGTCCGACGAGCACCGCGTCCGCCGCCGTCCCGCCGTTCGACGACGGTGGCGGCGAACCGGCGTCGGACTGCGCGTTCGAATCCGATTCGCCGGTCGACCCCGCCGCAGTCGACCGCTGTCCGGAGCCGGCGGCCGCCGATCCGCGGCCGTTCGCTCCAGTACCCGGCTCCCCGGACTCGAGTCCGGCCGACGCGTTCAGCATCGTGTTCTCGGAACCGATCACGCCGAGCGTCACGCCGACCCGGGCGTCCGTCTCGAGGAGCGCGGTATCGTCGATCGTCGACGTCGTATTCTCAACCTCCTCGACGGAGTCCTCGAGTTCGGCCGTCGTTTCGTTCGTGGTATTCTCGAGCGGCTCGGTGACGTCGTCCGTCGCGTTCTCGAGTCCGTCGGTCGTCTCGTTCGTGGTGGACTCGAAACCTTCGGACGTCTCAGTTGTCGCGTCCTCGAGGCTCTCCGTCGTCTCCTCGAGGTCGTCGAGGTCCGTTTCAGCATCATCGGACTCGGTGTCGCTGCCGTTCGATGAGCTATCGGTATCCTCGAGCGAATCGTCCGGTTCGCTATCGTTGATCGACCCGTCGGTCTCGTCGCTCGTCGTGGTATTGTCGATCGA is drawn from Halopiger aswanensis and contains these coding sequences:
- the gvpA gene encoding gas vesicle protein GvpA, with the protein product MAQPQRRPDSSSLAEVLDRILDKGVVIDVWARISVVGIELLTIEARVVVASVDTFLHYAEEIAKIEQATAEGDLEELEELEVEPRPESSPQSAAE
- the gvpN gene encoding gas vesicle protein GvpN, translated to MADDSARKRKVRGRKIRDDRSSKEGRRAKKELARKASNARERNGDSPLSDPSEVEPDPFIETDAVQSLRGRITGWLEADQPVHLIGPTGCGKTALALSAAAERGRPVVWINGDEAVDTAALVGDHAGGERYKEDDRFVSGVSKQTEIVRERWVDNPLSVAVQEGATLVYNEFSRSDPAAHNVLLSVFEEGVLERPGKRGDDRSIDVHPEFRAIFTSNDVEYAGVHQQQDALLDRFVGVHVDYYDDETEREIVRSHVDLSDEGVEAVVDATRALRDDLDIVVGTRAAITAAKGLAVFDGDGKESENGQFDDDLLAEVFTDVLSPKVTGDQTDVDDLRSRIREAI
- the gvpO gene encoding gas vesicle protein GvpO, halophile-type, translated to MANAETQQTTDQCKALTADGERCSRPAQDDGFCFQHDESDPTVSDSQAVEEEQADEDEQSEQAADADQEQESGEEPRSRDLGADMTAEEKTDPDEVDADVDTDHEEIEGVLAVRRTVQSSAGELIGREFDAVSEIAPTDDGWRAVVEVVERRAVPDTQDIIGRYEIELNENATVHGYRRLDRYRRGDTAAFE
- a CDS encoding CHY zinc finger protein, which translates into the protein MTDRSRSSSDAPAVRGLEVDDDTRCAHYHTDRDVVAFRFDCCDGYFPCFRCHEELTDHEAVPWSRERFDEPSVLCGVCRTELTVPEYLECEYQCPSCGTAFNPGCAAHAELYFEVEE
- a CDS encoding helix-turn-helix domain-containing protein, encoding MYSRPSTRAIAIVVAALALIGGFAAPAAGVPLSDGEPSTESVSDGISASLTDGIEDETTLEGASDGDTNDSLVDGETETDGSIDNTTTSDETDGSINDSEPDDSLEDTDSSSNGSDTESDDAETDLDDLEETTESLEDATTETSEGFESTTNETTDGLENATDDVTEPLENTTNETTAELEDSVEEVENTTSTIDDTALLETDARVGVTLGVIGSENTMLNASAGLESGEPGTGANGRGSAAAGSGQRSTAAGSTGESDSNAQSDAGSPPPSSNGGTAADAVLVGLMGTITASSAAAAGASSAGAGAGAGAGAGAGTGAGLGGTASNLATNWLHSTQRRWLRRLLSLAPAELLSVLGYSRYDDSDPLENDRRESIYDLIRAEPGCYLSEVSDRQDVSLSTVRHHVRILEEEGLIASVTIDGKRRYFTAEDEADAALHAALADSAKRDVLEALADLGPVPNGRLAEALERDPSTVSHHLSTLEDDGLVVRERDGRAVVNDLAADAEAAIRGESSALEEGDGPRPSMPSPADD